Proteins from one Megalopta genalis isolate 19385.01 chromosome 1, iyMegGena1_principal, whole genome shotgun sequence genomic window:
- the LOC117221140 gene encoding uncharacterized protein LOC117221140 yields the protein MSTTPSKTTPDSQAKHPETPDLQVIIHEFEKDFHSPSKHGEARAANKSKPKNFVRKIVAAIEMKYQMYNYQNEPLDEIDGVEASGTECTKLKRKAKSFGSCSEISRNVINSSTKKDNELRRQSGTFSAPSCSSAEDSKNNRRSAFIASLFRVSDDKKRDCGNACSSEVASSLSPSKSNSEDSKTTRLSGLTESLAKLSIDERRDRENATKQIEEESMFLAMSRKKFEEMKRSSSCSGIYVTISSLKSRPEDSKTSSPSGHSGLLSKLSVDEKRGPGNMPMQKREGFATLTLSKKAGCSGISTLPSSSKTDSSTEVCGSPLEIFNDERRGRGDGSSQVGEGSTAITPWKRKRAASCARISSSESSSEDSEANGHLRTSFKCTNDDRCGCGMASQRGEESTTTIPLKRKRTASSLRIFSPSSRKFCAEDSKARRRSELFGLHSMISCHKRYRRGNVAQQMRVGSMTLTPPTKKTEEMTRTVSYSEISFLPLHTKFSTEDSKAHRRSQLVAFMSSCDGLFSCGNAAQQMRVESATLPISKKKTEEIKTNPCCSGFSWSSLPSMSSAKDSKAHKRSGLFGSLSEFLNKNRRSRGQASRKVGEDSTILTLPKKLEEIKINANCSEISPTSSPSNSGVNDSRTQGIRRPRLFGLTCKISNSGNAPRSATSTPPKKIEDTKRNTSAEDCVPKQLGEESISSTPSSTPYSTPSKLKNEENKASWSAIFSSPFNRYKRRSKDSGNDSSNDSSNDSSKSVNDASLVHNGSQNLKDSSSGNSGTFKPDKKVPRRRWNSPICPLKWPSLDNAETMVRPDMEISWPDPEKTVVVKGHAPLKTSTMIEEHFRAVREEVLRDPPRVRVVDRMPEIVGAFLKKPIEVENTSVEWIPITGRKLPRKQSLKKLLTSWVSKRPFYKNHSLYSSQTNLVKGTDLVNGTDLIKETDLIKETELIKETDLIKETDLIKETDLIKETDLIKETDLIKETNLTIETTQKLQDSGYEEKSASSSSLSSVISAKGTLKQPKDDFIEMDRKAMLSTFRANNPLASVLNQTSNDNCQEDATPSKQKKLMLVEVPLQELKLDLGPIYPPMDNFVDNSLDWKSTTPKMSSNSPVPSLPPLPDSPVSSTSTISPVPPTPTISPVPSTSTISPFPSTPTNSPVPPPIADSPYLLLTLPDSPVLLSPSDSPILLSPSDSPILLSPSDSPILLSLSGSPILLSPPDSLLPPSPPLYSRFASTSGRASMNSRFSSLWSMRDILQNSDEEISLLEEEAFMF from the exons ATGTCGACGACACCTTCCAAAACAACACCCGATTCGCAGGCGAAGCATCCGGAGACACCGGACTTGCAGGTCATAATCCACGAGTTCGAAAAGGACTTTCACTCGCCGTCGAAGCACGGCGAAGCGCGGGCCGCTAATAAGTCGAAGCCGAAGAACTTCGTGAGGAAGATCGTGGCCGCGATCGAGATGAAATACCAGATGTACAACTATCAGAACGAACCGCTAGATGAAATTGATGGCGTGGAAGCTAGCGGGACGGAATGTACGAAGTTGAAACGAAAGGCGAAATCTTTCGGCAGCTGCTCCGAAATCTCTAGGAACGTGATCAACAGCTCCACGAAGAAGGATAACGAGTTGCGTAGACAATCAGGCACCTTCTCCGCGCCCTCGTGCTCCAGCGCGGAGGATTCTAAGAATAACAGACGTTCCGCATTCATTGCCTCGCTTTTTAGAGTCTCAGACGACAAAAAACGTGATTGTGGAAACGCCTGCAGCTCAGAGGTCGCTTCATCGCTCTCGCCTTCCAAGTCCAACTCTGAGGATTCAAAGACCACCAGGCTCTCCGGGCTCACCGAATCGCTTGCCAAACTCTCAATCGACGAAAGACGTGATCGCGAAAACGCGACGAAGCAGATTGAAGAGGAATCCATGTTCTTGGCTATGTCGAGGAAGAAGTTCGAGGAAATGAAAAGGAGCTCCAGCTGCTCTGGGATCTATGTCACGATCTCTTCCTTAAAATCCAGACCGGAGGACTCTAAAACCAGCAGTCCTTCCGGACACTCCGGATTGCTTTCCAAACTCTCAGTCGACGAAAAACGTGGTCCCGGAAACATGCCTATGCAGAAGCGAGAGGGATTCGCGACCTTGACGCTCTCGAAGAAGGCCGGCTGCTCAGGCATCTCTACGTTGCCCTCGTCTTCTAAAACTGACAGCTCTACTGAAGTCTGTGGATCGCCTTTGGAGATCTTCAACGACGAAAGACGTGGTCGCGGAGACGGGTCAAGCCAGGTAGGTGAGGGATCAACAGCCATAACGCCCTGGAAGAGGAAGAGAGCCGCCAGCTGCGCGAGGATCTCATCTTCGGAGTCCAGTTCAGAGGACTCGGAGGCTAACGGACACTTGAGGACGTCTTTCAAGTGCACGAACGATGACAGATGCGGTTGCGGAATGGCATCGCAGAGGGGAGAAGAATCCACAACCACGATTCCCTTGAAGAGGAAGAGAACCGCCAGCAGCTTGCGGATCTTTTCTCCCTCGTCCAGGAAGTTCTGCGCAGAGGACTCGAAGGCTCGAAGGCGCTCCGAACTCTTCGGTTTGCATTCCATGATCTCGTGCCACAAAAGATATCGTCGCGGAAACGTGGCGCAACAAATGCGAGTAGGTTCCATGACCTTGACTCCCCCGACGAAGAAGACGGAGGAGATGACGAGAACCGTCAGCTACTCAGAAATATCATTCTTGCCCTTGCATACTAAGTTCAGCACAGAGGACTCGAAGGCTCACAGGCGGTCCCAACTCGTCGCCTTCATGTCCTCGTGCGATGGATTATTTAGTTGCGGAAACGCAGCGCAGCAGATGAGAGTGGAATCCGCGACCTTGCCTATCTCGAAGAAGAAAACCGAGGAGATAAAGACAAATCCCTGCTGCTCGGGGTTCTCCTGGTCATCATTGCCTTCTATGTCCAGCGCGAAGGACTCGAAGGCCCATAAACGTTCGGGACTCTTCGGATCATTATCAGAGTtcttaaacaaaaatagacgcAGTCGCGGACAGGCGTCGAGAAAGGTGGGCGAGGACTCCACAATCTTGACTCTCCCGAAGAAACTCGAGGAGATCAAGATTAACGCAAACTGCTCGGAGATCTCCCCGACGTCATCGCCTTCTAACTCCGGCGTGAATGACTCAAGGACCCAAGGTATCAGGCGCCCTAGACTCTTTGGCTTGACCTGCAAGATTTCGAACAGCGGAAACGCGCCGAGATCCGCAACCTCGACTCCACCGAAGAAGATCGAGGACACGAAGAGAAACACCAGCGCGGAAGACTGCGTGCCGAAGCAGCTGGGAGAGGAATCCATATCTTCGACTCCTTCCTCGACGCCTTACTCGACTCCGTCGAAATTGAAGAACGAGGAGAACAAGGCGAGTTGGTCAGCAATCTTCTCCTCGCCCTTCAATCGTTACAAGCGCAGAAGCAAAGATAGTGGTAACGACAGTAGCAACGACAGTAGCAACGACAGCAGCAAGTCGGTTAACGACGCGAGCCTGGTGCACAACGGCAGCCAGAATTTGAAAGACTCCAGCTCGGGCAACTCTGGCACCTTCAAGCCCGATAAGAAAGTGCCTAGAAGAAGGTGGAACAGCCCCATCTGCCCTCTAAAATGGCCGAGTTTGGACAACGCTGAGACGATGGTGAGACCAGATATGGAGATCAGTTGGCCGGATCCCGAGAAGACAGTCGTGGTGAAAGGTCATGCTCCTCTTAAAACCAGCACGATGATCGAGGAACACTTTCGGGCGGTGAGGGAAGAAGTCCTTCGCGATCCTCCGCGAGTCAGGGTTGTCGATAGAATGCCGGAGATCGTCGGCGCGTTCCTGAAGAAGCCGATCGAAGTCGAGAACACTTCGGTCGAATGGATACCGATCACCGGCAGGAAGCTGCCGCGCAAGCAGTCGCTGAAGAAGCTGCTAACCTCCTGGGTCAGCAAGCGACCCTTCTATAAGAACCACTCGCTGTACTCGTCCCAGACCAACTTGGTCAAGGGGACCGACTTGGTCAACGGGACCGACTTGATAAAGGAGACCGACTTGATAAAGGAGACCGAATTGATAAAGGAGACCGACTTGATAAAGGAGACCGACTTGATAAAGGAGACCGACTTGATAAAGGAGACCGACTTGATAAAGGAGACCGACTTGATAAAGGAGACCAACTTGACCATTGAGACCACCCAGAAGCTGCAGGACTCCGGCTACGAAGAAAAGTCCGCCTCCTCGTCATCGTTGTCCTCGGTCATATCCGCCAAAGGGACTCTGAAGCAACCGAAAGACGACTTCATCGAGATGGACAGGAAGGCCATGTTGAGCACCTTCCGCGCCAACAATCCCCTCGCCAGTGTGTTGAACCAGACTTCCAACGATAATTGCCAAGAAGATGCCACTCCTAG CAAACAGAAGAAGTTAATGCTGGTGGAGGTGCCACTGCAGGAGCTGAAGTTGGACCTCGGTCCGATCTATCCGCCGATGGACAATTTTGTTGACAATTCGCTGGATTGGAAGTCGACGACGCCGAAGATGAGCTCAAATAGCCCCGTTCCGTCGCTACCGCCGCTTCCAGACAGTCCCGTTTCATCGACGTCCACGATCAGTCCCGTTCCGCCGACGCCCACGATCAGTCCCGTTCCATCGACGTCCACGATCAGTCCCTTCCCATCGACGCCCACGAACAGTCCCGTTCCGCCGCCGATCGCAGATAGTCCGTACCTGTTGCTGACGCTTCCAGATAGTCCCGTTCTGCTGTCGCCCTCGGACAGTCCCATTCTGCTGTCGCCCTCGGACAGTCCCATTCTGCTGTCGCCCTCGGACAGTCCCATACTGCTGTCGCTCTCAGGCAGTCCTATACTGCTGTCACCTCCGGATAGTCTTTTACCCCCCTCGCCGCCCCTATACAGTCGCTTTGCGTCGACGTCCGGACGCGCCAGCATGAATTCGAGATTCAGCAGTCTATGGTCCATGAGAGATATCCTGCAGAATTCCGACGAGGAGATAAGCTTGTTGGAGGAGGAGGCGTTCATGTTTTGA